GACGGTTCCAGTTCAATTGGAAGCTGAAAAATGGAGAACACGCCGATCATGATCACCGCAGCCATGATCATGGTGATCGTTACCGATCGTTTGATGGAAAAGTCTGCGATTTTCAAGACGATGTCCCCTTTTTCTTAGGATGATGCTTGGTGTAGTGCTTTGCTTCTGTCGATGCTTGTGTAGGTAATCCTTTGACTGCTTTTCCATTGATGGATACCACAGTCACTTGATTGCCAGGAGACAATAAATTTTGTCCTTGTACGACAAGTTCTTGCCCAAGGGATAAGCCGCTCGTAATTTGGTATTCATTTTGCGTCATGGCACCGACTTGCACAATTTGTGATTGGGCTACGCCATTTTGCACTGTAAAGACTTCATTGGCGCCACTTTGCAAGTTGAGGACAGCATCTGCTGGCACCATGATGCCAAGGTGCGCGTTACTAGAGGATGCGACGGCTTGTACCTCAAGTCCAGGTAAAAGTGGGGCGTTTGATCCGCTCACTTCAATGTCTACTGGATAGGCCATTGTGCTTGTCGAAAGTTCTGGATGAATGGCGATGACATGTCCGTGCAAGACTTCATTTAATGAAGGTACCGTGACCACCATCTTCGTGCCATCTTGCATTTTGTTGATATCAAATTCGGGGACGTTGACGGTGACCATCTCTGGACTCATCGATGCGATGGTGACAATGTCAGCAGACGTGCCTACCCCTTCTCCGACTTGGTCATTGACTGATTGTACATAACCGCTGATCGGTGAGAGGATTTGTCCATTTTGAATCTGGGCGGAGATGACTTGAACTCCTGCTTGAGCTGATTGAACTTGTGCCTGGCTAACTGGCAACTGTGTGTTGGTTTGTTCAGTTTGGTAGGCAACTTGAGCCTGTTGTAACTGTGATTTCGATGTTGCGATGCTCGTTTGTGCAGAAGATTGTGCAGAAGTTAAGGCTGCCTTTGCCTGTGCGAGCTGGGCCTGTGCGACAGTGAGTGATTTGCTATTTTGGGCAGATTGAAGTGCTTGTTGTGCTGCAGCCAACTGGGCTTGTGCTACGGCAATCGGTTGCCCATCTTGCGCTGATTTCAAGTTGGATTCAGCAGCAGCGTAACTCGCCTTCGCTTCTGCAACGGCACCGCTCGACTGCTCAAGTGAGAGTTGGTTCTCTGCGTTTTGAAGTGCTGTTTTTGCTTGATCGTAGGTACTTTGTGCTTGTAAGATGGCATTTGAAGTAGGGAACTGACTATCTTCTTGTGCTTGTGTCAAAGCATCTTGTGCAGTGGCTAGCGTTTGCTGTGCTGCACTCACATTGGCCTCATCGGTTGCGATGCTTGTCGTTTGTTGACTTGTGGCAGCGGCTAGGTTTGCTTTTGCCGTATCTAATTGACTCTGTGCTTGTGCAATTGTGTTTTGCTGACTAGACTGGGCGTTTTTTAATTGTTGTTCGGCAACTGCTACGGCTTTTTCTTCGGCTGCGACAGAACTATCAAATTGTGCCAGAGCATCTTGATATTGTTGTGATTCGGTATTGACTGCTTGTTGATTGGATGTAATTGTGTTGTTTACATTGGTCTGTTCTTGAGCTAAATTGGCTTGTGCGGTTTGAATAGACGCTTGTGCTTGTTTGAGCGAGTTTTGATTGGATTCCATCGATGAAGTCAGTTCGGCTTCCGATACGCCTTCACTTGCTTGTGCTTGTGCTAATTGTGCTTGGAGTTGACTGGTGTTTATTGTTGCGATGACTTGACCTTGTTGGATCACTTGGCCTGCGCGAACATCTACGGAGGACAGTACGCCTGATATGGCGGGTGATACATTGGTTTGAATATAGGGTGTTACTTGTCCAAGATATGTGTTTTGTGATGCTACAGGTGATAGTGCAACTGTTTCAATGCTCACTGGTAAGGGTGGCAATGAAGCTGCTTGTGCGGGTCCTCTCGTGCCACAACCTGAAAGCAATGACCCAACCATTGTGGTGAGGATAAGGGTTGGTATAATCCTTTTTAAATGATAGCGATCTTTCATGTGCAGTGTGCTCCCCTGTCTCATCGATCTTCTGTACGGTGTGTTTATTAGCAATGATTGGTATCTTCTGTGAACAAAGCGAGTTGTTCGTCTGCAACGCGCAGTAGTCCGGCTAGTCCTACTTGCAGTCCTTCACGCTCAGCGTCACTCAGCTGATCAATCAACGTTGCAAAGAGATCATCTGTGACGACTTGAATGTGATCTTTCATGACGGCTTCTGAATCTTTTGGAAGATATAAGCGATAAGACCGACGATCTTCTTCGTTGATGATTTTACGGATAAGTTTCATCCGCTCATAGCGTTCGACCATGCCAGATGCGGTGCTTTGGGCGATTCCCAGTCGTGTGCTCAACTCTTTGATCGTAAGTCCTGGGTGGCGGCTAATCATACGAAAAGCGATAAAGTCGATGATGCGAAGTTCAGGAATGCCTACTTTACGGTGAATTTCTTGTTTCACCGTCATGCGGATCAATCGATGCATCCGGTCAAGACTTATTGGTAGAAGTTGAAGTAGTCTCATCTTGTGGATCATACTCGAAGCCCTCTCTACCTATTATTCTTAATTACAACGAGTCTGTTATAACTGTTACGTTGCAAATATGCGAGATTTGCAGACGATTGTCAAGGTTCGTTCTCATTTGTTGCGAAATCAGGCACAATTGGAAAGCTTATTTTCCTTGATTATTCTGTGGATGTAAGCATGATACGTGTTTGTTCAAGCTTTTTAAATAGAATTCTAAAAGTACTCGTTCATACTACATGTAGGCACAAGATTGTGGTTTTTGTGAAGGAGTTTTGGTGGCAGATGCGCGTACTGATTGTGGAAGATCATATAGATGTTGCTAGTGTCATCGAAGCGGCACTGCTTGATGAACGGTTTGAAACGGAGGTGTGTCATAACGGGCGCACAGGGTTAGAGCGGGCACTTGATGCATCGTATGATGTCATGATTTTAGATATTATGTTACCTGATGTAAGTGGACATTACGTGCTAAAAGAGATTCGCAAGGCAGGTCTTACGACGCCTGTGCTGTTTTTGACTGCGCGCGATAGTGTGGAAGATCGCGTGATCGGGCTTGATTATGGTGCGGATGACTATCTTACAAAGCCTTTTGATGTAGCGGAGTTATTGGCGCGCGTTCGTGCGCTATCGCGGCGCAAAGGGAGTATCTTTCAAGAAGATCAGATTGCGTATCGCAGGATTCGCATGAGTCCGCAAGCGCATGATGCTTTTGTAGATAAAAACCCCCTTCATCTCACGGTTAAAGAATATGAACTACTTGAATATTTTCTTGTCAATGCGGAGCAAATTCTCACGCGCCAACAGATTTTTTATCGCGTGTGGGGGTTCAATTCGGATTCTGGTTCTGCGGTGGTCGATGTGTATGTTCACTATGTACGCAAAAAATTAGCGCTCTATGGTTGTGACGACTACGTGCAAACGGTGCGTGGCGTTGGGTTTATGTTAAAGGAGTCATAAGTGGATGTTTTCGCGCGTCGGTTTGCGATTGGCGGTGCTAAATGCCGTTGTTTTTGCGGTGATTCTCGTTGCGATATCTGGTGTGTTGTATTTGTTTACAAAAGAGCGGCTTTATGAAAAGGTCGATCACACGTTACAGGTCAATGCGCAGATGATGTTGCATGGACCAAAGTATCCGTTTGCGCACTGGCCTTTGCGACAGGCGCAGTTGCACTTTGCTTCGACGCAACCGCATTTTGGCCAATTGCCAACGGTGATTATCGTGTGGAGTGCGACACATCAGGTGATTTTCCAGCAACCGGCAAACACGTTTTCGGCAAGTGGGTTACATGCGATCGCATCTGCTCTCAGTGAGCGCCACCCCTACAATGAAAGTGTACAAGGCCATGATTTTCGCATACTCAATGTGGGGATCTCTGCGCAGGATGCCGCTTTTCTTCCTCGTGGTGGGACGGTGCAAATTATCCGCAATATCGATGATCAGACGCGTGAATTACATGCGCTGTTGGTCTTGATCTTATTCTCTATTAGTGCAGGGTTACTTGCGGCTATTGCTGCAGGTTGGTTTTTGGCGCAACGGGCGCTTGTGCCGATTCGCGAGTCGTGGGAAAAACAGCAGCGCTTTGTATCTGATGCATCGCATGAATTGCGCACGCCACTTGCAGTGGTCAAGGCGCAGGCGCAGCTCTTGTTGCGGCATCCGGATCATACGGTGCGACAAGAGGCTAGTGGAATTTCTGCGATTGATAAAGAGGCGCGGCGGATGAATCAGCTTGTGGAGGATCTGCTGACGCTTGCGCGGGCTGATTCGAATCAACTGGAACTTTCGCTAGAAGCGGTGGATGTGTCGGAAATGTTAGCGGGCATTGAAGATTTGTTTCAAGTGCTTTGTGTTCAAAAAGGGTTACATATCACCTTTGACATCGAGCCACATGTGGTGCTGCTAGGGGACGAGAAGCGACTTCATCAATTGGTGTGGATTTTGCTAGACAATGCGCTCAAATACACGCCTGAAGGTGGACGAATCAACGTGCTGTGTCGGCGGACGGAAACTGCAGTGGAGTTGTCAGTATCTGATACGGGTGTGGGGATTGCAAAGGCTGATTTGCCCTATATTTTTGATCGTTTTTATCGCGGGGATAAGGCGCGGTCCACGGAGGGTACGGGGCTTGGACTTGCGATTGGGAAGTGGATTGTGGATACGCATCATGGCAAATTGACTGTGCAAAGTGAAGTCAATCAGGGCACGACCATGCTCGTGTACTTTCAAGTGGGGAAGAGGTTTATGCCAGATGAGCATTAGTTTAGGCATGCAACACGGGGGCAAGGGAGTATTTGGACGAAAAAATCGCAAATGGGTATATGGTGCGTTGGCTGTTGTCATTGTGCTTGGCACGGGGGCGACAGTGGCTGCCAAAGATCTGTCACAATCAGGGACGCCGGCGTATTCAACCTATACAGTAGGGTATGGCAATGTGGTGCAGACGGTGTCTGCGGCAGCGACGGTGCAACCGGCTACGACGGTGAATTTGTCATTTGACGGTGGTGGGACGGGGACGCTTGCGACGGTCAATGTGAGCATAGGACAAAAGGTAACGGCAGGTCAGGTGCTAGCTACGCTAGATGATACGCAGGAAACGACACAGGTGGCACAAGATCAAGCGGCGGTCACTGCGGCGCAAGGCAATCTGGAGCAGGCACAGGCAAAGCTACTGGCCACACAGGAAGGCCCTACTGCAGCGACGATTGCCGTGGCACAAGCGGCCGTTGCAAGGGCCAATGCTACGTTAGCTGGGGCTAAACAGCAGTATCAAGATGAAGTGGCGATCTATAATAATCGGTCGAGTGCGCAGCAACAACTCGTCAGTGCGCAAAACGCGGTGGCACAAGATCAGGTGGCGGTGCAGGCGGCACAAGTGAATTTGCAAAAGACACAACTTGCAGCGCAGGCGTCTCTCGATGGAGGGGGAACGCCACAAGATGTGACAGCACTACAAGCAATCGTGAGTACAGATGAGCAAGCGGTGACCTCTGCACAAAAGCAGTTAGCTCTTGCAAAAACCAATCTGCAACTTCTCAGTCAAGATTTGAGTACCGCACAGACGCAATACGGATCGATCACCGAAGCGCAAGTGGAGCAGGCCTATCAGGCATACCAGTCGGAACTGGCTAGTTACAATCAATTTGTAGGGGAAACGACCAATCCCAATGCAGCGAACCCGTTTTCTTCGGCGATGCAGGCGGCAGATACAGAGTATCAGCAACTCAACACGGGATACACGGATCTTCAACAGGCGCAAGAACAGTACAATGCGGGCGAGGAAACCGTCCAAAATGATCAGACGGCCATTGCCAATGCACAATCCAATCTAGCCACAGCACAAAAAAATGTAGCGGATGCGATGCCTGCGAGCAGTACGAATTTAGCCCAGCAATCGCAAGTGAGTGTACAGGCGGCACAAGTCAGTCTCACGGAGGCGCAGACGCAGTATAAGTCGGCACAGCAGGACTTACAAGTAGCCCAAGCGCTCTACAATGATCGCACATCAGGTGCGCAGGCGGTCAGTCAAGCGCAAAATACTGTGGAACAAGATCAGATTGCGGTGCAAAGCGCACAGGCGTCGTTGCAAGAGACGGAACAACCGTCTACCCCAGCTATGATTGAAGAGAGCCAGGCGGCAGTGACGACTGCACAGGCGCAACTGAGTTCTGCCCAAGCTGCCCTTCAAGGGGCAAATGTCAGTGAAGCGGATATGACGCTACGCGCTCCGATGTCCGGGGTGATTACAGCGATTAATGACACGGCAGGTGAACTGGTCAATGGTTCAGCGCCTGTGATGACCTTACAAAGTGATACGAAAAATCAGATGGAGTTAAATATTCAGGTGCCAGAAGCGGGTATTGGATCGGTCAAAGCAGGTGATCAGATCCAAGCGACTGTATCAGCATTGCCTAATCAGACCTTCACGGGTACGGTGCTACAAGTGTATCCCACGCCACAGGTGGTGGATAATGTTACAAATTATACGGTGATGGCAGTTGTCAATGATCCATCTGGACAACTACTCTCGGGTATGGCGACTAGTGTCACGATCCAAACGGCAACAGCCAACCACGTGGTGGAGATTCCAGCGATCGCGCTACAACAAGTGGGCACGATGGAGGGTGTCTATGTAGTAGGCACAAGACCTGCTGGTACGTTTGCATTTGGAGGGCATGGATCGTTTAGTGGGACTGCTACGACAAGTGGCTACGGTGGTTATGGAAGTGATGGTGGATATGGCGGTGGACATGGGAAAAAGAAAGGGAAGTCAGGGTCATACGGGAAGGGCTTTGGTGCCAATGGCACAAGTCCATCTTCTACAAACGCAGCGGGGAGTGGTATAGCTGTAGGCGGTGCCAATAGTACTGGTGGTGCAACTGGAAGCGGAACTGGGAACGCTGGAAAAACGGGTGCGTTTAAAGGGTTTGCAGGACCGAGTGCACCAAAGGGCACGTATTTTCAACCCGTACAAGTCGGGATCTTTGGTACCAATAACGTACAAATTACAGCAGGACTCACGCCTAATGAAAAAATTGTCTTGATTGCGCCTGCAAGTGCTACGAGTTCAACAAGTACGCCTTCATTTAAAGGAGGACATGGCGGATTTGGCGGCGGTGGCTTTGGTGGTGGCGGGTTTGGAGGCGGTCGTGGATGATGAGTGCAGAGGAACGCATTCCACTGATCTTCATGCAACAAGTTGTGCGCGAATATCAGGTGGGTGGCCAAGTGATGCGCGCATTAAACGGAGTCGACCTCGTCATCGATCATGGGGAGTTTGTCGCGATTATGGGGCCTTCTGGGTCGGGTAAATCAACGACGATGAACTTGATTGGCTGTTTAGATATCCCTACGTCTGGAGAGTACGCGATTGACGGGCATTTGGTCAGCACGCTTCACGAGGATGAATTAGCTGCGCTACGCAATCTGAAGATTGGCTTTGTTTTTCAAAATTTTAATCTGCTTGCGCGTACATCGGCACTCGAGAATGTGGAATTGCCCATGGTCTACGCGGGCGTTTCGCCCAAGGAGCGGCGCGAGCGCGCCATGCAGGCACTAGAGCGCGTGGGTTTACAGGATCGCATGCACAACCGACCCAACGAATTATCTGGCGGTCAACAACAACGCGTCTCCATCGCGCGTGCGCTGGTCAATCATCCCTTGCTGTTGTTAGCGGATGAACCCACTGGCGCACTCGATACGAAAAACACGGAAGAGATCTTGCTGCTGTTCGAGGAGCTGCACGCGCAGGGGAATACGGTCGTGATTGTCACGCATGAAGATGAGGTGGGTGCACACGCCAAGCGCATTGTGCGGTTTCGCGATGGGATGATCGAATCTGATACAGCCGCACCGTCTGTACGCATGATGGACAGCCACGGGACAGTAAGTCACGTGAGGAGTATGGATATGCCGCATGCATCGGAGGATTCTTCGATGCAAAAGGAAACGGTCATTCACACGAAACGAGGTGGGAGCTATGTCACTCACTGAAGTATTGCGCTCCGCCTTTCGCAGTATTCGCGCCAATCGTATGCGTGCTCTGCTTACGATGCTAGGTGTGATTGTTGGGGTGGCGTCTGTCATTGCTCTTTCAGCTGTCGGGCAATCATCGACAAACGCAGTCACTACCCAAGTGGAATCGCTCGGATCCAATCTGTTGACAGTCATGCCAGGATCGAGTTCTGCAGGTGGAGTGAGTTTTGGTGCGGGTAGTTCGACAACGCTTGTGTACGCCGATGCCGCGGCCATTGCGGCCAATGATCCC
This region of Sulfoacidibacillus ferrooxidans genomic DNA includes:
- a CDS encoding sensor histidine kinase, producing the protein MFSRVGLRLAVLNAVVFAVILVAISGVLYLFTKERLYEKVDHTLQVNAQMMLHGPKYPFAHWPLRQAQLHFASTQPHFGQLPTVIIVWSATHQVIFQQPANTFSASGLHAIASALSERHPYNESVQGHDFRILNVGISAQDAAFLPRGGTVQIIRNIDDQTRELHALLVLILFSISAGLLAAIAAGWFLAQRALVPIRESWEKQQRFVSDASHELRTPLAVVKAQAQLLLRHPDHTVRQEASGISAIDKEARRMNQLVEDLLTLARADSNQLELSLEAVDVSEMLAGIEDLFQVLCVQKGLHITFDIEPHVVLLGDEKRLHQLVWILLDNALKYTPEGGRINVLCRRTETAVELSVSDTGVGIAKADLPYIFDRFYRGDKARSTEGTGLGLAIGKWIVDTHHGKLTVQSEVNQGTTMLVYFQVGKRFMPDEH
- a CDS encoding HlyD family efflux transporter periplasmic adaptor subunit, encoding MSISLGMQHGGKGVFGRKNRKWVYGALAVVIVLGTGATVAAKDLSQSGTPAYSTYTVGYGNVVQTVSAAATVQPATTVNLSFDGGGTGTLATVNVSIGQKVTAGQVLATLDDTQETTQVAQDQAAVTAAQGNLEQAQAKLLATQEGPTAATIAVAQAAVARANATLAGAKQQYQDEVAIYNNRSSAQQQLVSAQNAVAQDQVAVQAAQVNLQKTQLAAQASLDGGGTPQDVTALQAIVSTDEQAVTSAQKQLALAKTNLQLLSQDLSTAQTQYGSITEAQVEQAYQAYQSELASYNQFVGETTNPNAANPFSSAMQAADTEYQQLNTGYTDLQQAQEQYNAGEETVQNDQTAIANAQSNLATAQKNVADAMPASSTNLAQQSQVSVQAAQVSLTEAQTQYKSAQQDLQVAQALYNDRTSGAQAVSQAQNTVEQDQIAVQSAQASLQETEQPSTPAMIEESQAAVTTAQAQLSSAQAALQGANVSEADMTLRAPMSGVITAINDTAGELVNGSAPVMTLQSDTKNQMELNIQVPEAGIGSVKAGDQIQATVSALPNQTFTGTVLQVYPTPQVVDNVTNYTVMAVVNDPSGQLLSGMATSVTIQTATANHVVEIPAIALQQVGTMEGVYVVGTRPAGTFAFGGHGSFSGTATTSGYGGYGSDGGYGGGHGKKKGKSGSYGKGFGANGTSPSSTNAAGSGIAVGGANSTGGATGSGTGNAGKTGAFKGFAGPSAPKGTYFQPVQVGIFGTNNVQITAGLTPNEKIVLIAPASATSSTSTPSFKGGHGGFGGGGFGGGGFGGGRG
- a CDS encoding MarR family winged helix-turn-helix transcriptional regulator, with product MIHKMRLLQLLPISLDRMHRLIRMTVKQEIHRKVGIPELRIIDFIAFRMISRHPGLTIKELSTRLGIAQSTASGMVERYERMKLIRKIINEEDRRSYRLYLPKDSEAVMKDHIQVVTDDLFATLIDQLSDAEREGLQVGLAGLLRVADEQLALFTEDTNHC
- a CDS encoding ABC transporter ATP-binding protein, with product MMSAEERIPLIFMQQVVREYQVGGQVMRALNGVDLVIDHGEFVAIMGPSGSGKSTTMNLIGCLDIPTSGEYAIDGHLVSTLHEDELAALRNLKIGFVFQNFNLLARTSALENVELPMVYAGVSPKERRERAMQALERVGLQDRMHNRPNELSGGQQQRVSIARALVNHPLLLLADEPTGALDTKNTEEILLLFEELHAQGNTVVIVTHEDEVGAHAKRIVRFRDGMIESDTAAPSVRMMDSHGTVSHVRSMDMPHASEDSSMQKETVIHTKRGGSYVTH
- a CDS encoding response regulator transcription factor; this translates as MRVLIVEDHIDVASVIEAALLDERFETEVCHNGRTGLERALDASYDVMILDIMLPDVSGHYVLKEIRKAGLTTPVLFLTARDSVEDRVIGLDYGADDYLTKPFDVAELLARVRALSRRKGSIFQEDQIAYRRIRMSPQAHDAFVDKNPLHLTVKEYELLEYFLVNAEQILTRQQIFYRVWGFNSDSGSAVVDVYVHYVRKKLALYGCDDYVQTVRGVGFMLKES
- a CDS encoding efflux RND transporter periplasmic adaptor subunit, yielding MKDRYHLKRIIPTLILTTMVGSLLSGCGTRGPAQAASLPPLPVSIETVALSPVASQNTYLGQVTPYIQTNVSPAISGVLSSVDVRAGQVIQQGQVIATINTSQLQAQLAQAQASEGVSEAELTSSMESNQNSLKQAQASIQTAQANLAQEQTNVNNTITSNQQAVNTESQQYQDALAQFDSSVAAEEKAVAVAEQQLKNAQSSQQNTIAQAQSQLDTAKANLAAATSQQTTSIATDEANVSAAQQTLATAQDALTQAQEDSQFPTSNAILQAQSTYDQAKTALQNAENQLSLEQSSGAVAEAKASYAAAESNLKSAQDGQPIAVAQAQLAAAQQALQSAQNSKSLTVAQAQLAQAKAALTSAQSSAQTSIATSKSQLQQAQVAYQTEQTNTQLPVSQAQVQSAQAGVQVISAQIQNGQILSPISGYVQSVNDQVGEGVGTSADIVTIASMSPEMVTVNVPEFDINKMQDGTKMVVTVPSLNEVLHGHVIAIHPELSTSTMAYPVDIEVSGSNAPLLPGLEVQAVASSSNAHLGIMVPADAVLNLQSGANEVFTVQNGVAQSQIVQVGAMTQNEYQITSGLSLGQELVVQGQNLLSPGNQVTVVSINGKAVKGLPTQASTEAKHYTKHHPKKKGTSS